From Mucilaginibacter rubeus, a single genomic window includes:
- a CDS encoding NAD-dependent epimerase/dehydratase family protein, which translates to MEKEKSETAIKSGGIQKELIVVSGASGLIGTALIEKLASKFLIAGLDNAGYPFPPAEAECICVDLTSDQSVEFAFDRIRYAYGNRIASVVHLAAYYDFLGKPSDLYDKVTVKGTERLLNNLQKFKVDQFIFSSSMLVYKPSSPGVKMDEEWPLEPKWDYPKSKVATEKVLNEKRGKIPVVTMRIAGVYNEQGNSIPITNQIQRIYEKQISARLYPGDVTHGSTYVHLDDLVDSIVKVINKRKELPPEVILNIGDDETLSYQELQDIISKAINGKNSEIIHIPKWFAKAGAFMLNLFGKAFIKPWMIDLADDHFELDSTKAKKMIGWRPKNGLRNTLPQMVKNLKADPEKFYKVNKLKE; encoded by the coding sequence ATGGAAAAGGAAAAAAGCGAAACCGCAATCAAATCCGGCGGAATACAAAAGGAACTGATCGTTGTTTCAGGTGCCAGTGGGTTGATAGGTACCGCGCTTATTGAAAAGCTGGCTTCAAAATTTCTTATTGCTGGATTAGACAATGCCGGCTATCCTTTTCCACCTGCCGAAGCTGAATGTATCTGTGTTGACCTTACCAGTGACCAAAGCGTTGAATTCGCTTTTGACCGGATTCGCTATGCTTACGGAAACAGGATTGCGTCTGTAGTACACCTGGCAGCGTATTACGACTTTTTAGGTAAGCCTTCTGACTTGTATGATAAAGTGACAGTCAAGGGAACGGAAAGGTTGTTAAACAACCTTCAGAAGTTTAAGGTAGACCAGTTTATATTTTCGAGTAGTATGCTTGTATATAAACCATCATCTCCTGGTGTAAAAATGGACGAGGAATGGCCGCTTGAACCCAAGTGGGACTATCCAAAATCAAAGGTGGCAACAGAAAAAGTTCTGAATGAGAAAAGGGGCAAGATACCGGTCGTGACAATGCGTATAGCCGGCGTATATAATGAACAGGGCAATTCAATACCCATTACTAACCAGATACAGCGCATTTACGAAAAGCAGATCAGTGCACGGCTCTACCCTGGCGATGTAACTCATGGCAGTACGTATGTTCACCTTGATGATCTGGTTGATTCCATTGTTAAAGTCATCAACAAAAGGAAAGAGTTGCCGCCAGAAGTCATCCTGAATATCGGAGATGACGAAACCTTATCTTATCAGGAATTGCAGGATATTATCAGTAAAGCAATTAATGGCAAAAATTCAGAAATCATTCATATACCGAAGTGGTTTGCCAAAGCCGGCGCATTTATGTTAAATCTTTTTGGCAAAGCATTTATTAAACCCTGGATGATTGATTTGGCGGATGATCATTTCGAGCTGGACAGTACTAAAGCAAAAAAAATGATAGGCTGGCGGCCAAAAAATGGACTACGTAATACTTTACCACAAATGGTTAAAAATCTAAAAGCGGACCCTGAGAAATTTTATAAGGTAAATAAATTAAAAGAGTAA
- a CDS encoding DUF305 domain-containing protein, producing the protein MKTTILMIPLLAANAISFNSTKGAFAGNSPFATKPVIIFSAPEIKTSFHGEELMEVMNKMMKDMEAQPMKGIVDLDFASMLKIHHQGAINMAKVELQDGKDAKLKAMAQKIIDDQTKEVSDLDQLIASLQSTPKNYDPMNKSAGPAKAMQDNMMSMMKPGHMSMSSVDHEFADMMIKHHTDGIQMAKSIIAYSKTDKLRSMAQKSIPQQGQDIKGFQQWKTNHKG; encoded by the coding sequence ATGAAAACAACAATTTTAATGATCCCGCTTTTGGCAGCTAATGCCATTAGCTTTAACAGTACTAAGGGTGCGTTTGCAGGTAACAGTCCATTTGCAACAAAACCGGTTATTATTTTTTCGGCACCTGAAATCAAAACAAGCTTTCATGGGGAGGAGCTGATGGAGGTAATGAATAAGATGATGAAAGATATGGAGGCACAGCCGATGAAAGGCATAGTAGACCTCGACTTTGCGTCTATGTTAAAGATCCATCATCAGGGAGCTATTAATATGGCTAAGGTCGAACTCCAAGACGGCAAAGATGCCAAGTTGAAAGCAATGGCCCAAAAAATCATCGATGACCAAACGAAGGAAGTTTCAGATTTGGACCAGTTAATCGCTTCGTTGCAAAGCACTCCCAAAAACTATGACCCTATGAACAAAAGTGCCGGACCGGCAAAAGCGATGCAGGATAATATGATGTCTATGATGAAACCGGGCCATATGTCGATGTCCTCAGTGGACCATGAATTTGCAGACATGATGATTAAACATCATACGGACGGCATTCAAATGGCAAAAAGTATAATAGCCTATAGCAAAACAGACAAGCTACGTTCGATGGCACAAAAATCCATCCCACAGCAAGGCCAGGATATCAAAGGGTTTCAGCAGTGGAAGACCAATCATAAAGGATAA
- a CDS encoding four-helix bundle copper-binding protein translates to MLSKCIQLDLECAAICRSAAELMSLGSEYSAHLCRICADACKACAEECEKHAHMGMEHCKECAEACRRCAEACEQMATAV, encoded by the coding sequence ATGCTATCTAAGTGCATACAACTCGATCTGGAATGTGCTGCCATTTGCCGGTCAGCTGCCGAGTTGATGAGTTTAGGCAGTGAATATAGCGCGCATCTGTGCCGCATCTGTGCCGATGCATGCAAAGCCTGTGCCGAAGAATGCGAAAAACATGCGCATATGGGTATGGAGCATTGTAAAGAATGCGCCGAAGCCTGCCGCAGATGCGCTGAAGCTTGTGAACAAATGGCTACAGCCGTTTAA
- a CDS encoding DUF305 domain-containing protein: MKILFKLSILTAFVAVFSACKKDSNQLQLQGHDQNQMMGIMHATMAKMDTLKMTKDPDNDFALMMRIHHQGAIDMANLELQSGTDATMKQMAQSIITAQQAEIAQLTSFLKSHPAHGNDPDFDMQQMMDMQKGMKQADLQIINGRIDHDFAILMIGHHQTATENARLELLKGSESAMKTMAQSIIDSQTKEISQFQDWLLANGNK, encoded by the coding sequence ATGAAAATTCTATTTAAACTTTCCATCTTAACCGCCTTTGTCGCCGTTTTTAGCGCATGTAAAAAAGATAGTAACCAATTGCAGCTACAGGGGCATGACCAAAATCAAATGATGGGCATCATGCACGCTACAATGGCGAAAATGGATACCTTAAAAATGACCAAAGACCCGGATAATGATTTCGCGCTGATGATGCGCATTCACCACCAGGGTGCGATAGATATGGCCAACCTCGAACTGCAAAGCGGAACCGATGCGACCATGAAACAAATGGCTCAATCCATCATTACAGCTCAGCAGGCAGAGATAGCGCAATTAACATCGTTTTTAAAATCACACCCGGCACACGGCAACGACCCGGATTTCGACATGCAACAAATGATGGATATGCAAAAAGGCATGAAACAAGCCGATCTACAGATCATTAACGGAAGGATCGATCACGATTTCGCCATCCTTATGATCGGGCATCATCAAACGGCAACAGAAAATGCACGATTAGAACTTTTGAAAGGCTCGGAAAGTGCTATGAAGACGATGGCTCAGAGTATTATAGACAGCCAAACTAAAGAAATCAGTCAGTTCCAGGATTGGTTGCTGGCAAATGGGAACAAATAG